One Oncorhynchus masou masou isolate Uvic2021 unplaced genomic scaffold, UVic_Omas_1.1 unplaced_scaffold_1353, whole genome shotgun sequence genomic window carries:
- the LOC135530486 gene encoding proline-, glutamic acid- and leucine-rich protein 1-like: protein MEVTVKEEEDEFRVIKEEEEDVTEEEEEVEFRVTEEEEDVTEEEEEFRVTEEEEVTEEEEEVDAPLRASCPAVSQLGTATAPPTTARGWRGLPNASPGANYLPSRTPTPPDVTGRPKISPRTTATRDTVCSPRYHPEREDAVFGVKEEEGEITERTPVRSAMRSCPLCPKVVVGFSQHLRHTHNVRNTEERILLCNWQSGRVNIRQEPCPVTGCSTHASRLDRHMDSHTELNRA, encoded by the exons ATGGaagttacagtgaaagaagaggaagacgagTTCAGAGtgataaaggaggaggaggaggatgttactgaggaggaagaggaagtggagttcagagtgacagaggaggaggaggatgttactgaagaggaagaggagttcagagtgacagaggaggaggaggttactgaggaggaagaggaagtggatgcaccattgagagcatcctgtccagCTGTATCACAGCTTGGTACGGCAACGGCACCGCCCACAACTGCCAGAGGGTGGCGCGGTCTGCCCAACgcttcaccgggggcaaactacctgccctccaggacacctacaccacccgatgtcacaggaaggccaaaaatatcaccaaggacaacagccacccgagacactgtctgttcaccccgctatcatccagaacgcgag GATGCAGTGTTtggagtgaaggaggaggagggagagataactG AGAGAACTCCGGTGCGCTCTGCAATGCGTTCCTGTCCGCTTTGCCCTAAGGTTGTGGTCGGCTTCAGTCAGCACCTGAGGCACACGCACAATGTGAGGAACACGGAGGAGAGGATCCTCCTTTGTAATTGGCAGTCGGGCCGTGTCAATATCAGGCAGGAGCCGTGCCCAGTGACAGGATGCTCCACCCATGCCAGCCGGCTGGACCGGCACATGGACTCACACACGGAGCTCAACAGAGCATAG